A single Photobacterium toruni DNA region contains:
- the trmY gene encoding tRNA (pseudouridine(54)-N(1))-methyltransferase TrmY, with protein sequence MRAFVLRARSAPTDSKMLLASVGQDAHTEILAHVLMNAIFVAQSHREDIMVHLVLESTQDFSRTISFNSNEITNLSGFHEQAWLDKIAHALDKSIGMNKEQLRNVEPGICVRTISFEKLVGELAEDYQLYMLDKKGDFVRDIELAANPCFLLTDHMPMPKKSFNSLKRLGAEKISLGPKMLFASQCIVLIHNELDLTL encoded by the coding sequence ATGCGCGCTTTCGTATTACGAGCCCGTTCTGCTCCAACAGACAGTAAGATGTTATTAGCATCCGTTGGACAAGATGCTCACACTGAGATTTTGGCTCACGTTTTAATGAATGCTATTTTTGTAGCGCAATCACATCGTGAAGATATTATGGTGCATTTAGTTCTTGAAAGTACTCAAGACTTTTCTCGCACGATCAGTTTCAATTCAAATGAGATCACTAATTTATCTGGATTTCATGAGCAAGCTTGGTTGGATAAAATAGCGCATGCGTTAGATAAATCCATTGGTATGAATAAAGAACAATTGCGTAATGTCGAACCTGGTATTTGTGTTCGCACTATCAGCTTTGAGAAGTTAGTTGGTGAACTTGCAGAAGATTATCAATTATACATGCTTGATAAAAAGGGTGACTTTGTTCGAGATATCGAACTTGCCGCAAATCCTTGTTTTTTACTGACCGATCATATGCCAATGCCGAAAAAAAGCTTTAATAGCTTAAAACGTTTAGGTGCAGAAAAAATTAGCTTAGGGCCAAAAATGTTATTCGCTTCGCAATGTATCGTATTAATACATAATGAGTTGGATCTAACGCTATAA
- a CDS encoding peptide MFS transporter, which produces MQLSSQPKGLFHLIAIQMWEFFSYYGMRSLLILFLTQKLLMSDDHAYALYGAYTSLVYVTPILGGYLADRYLGNYWSVIIGGSLMVAGHAVLSIPSHDNTILYAALALIICGYGFFKTNSSCLLGELYKDHEEARESGFSISYIGGNVGSALAPIFCGYAASRWGWNVGFALAGIGMLIGLIIFSTGRKHFAHVQKVNLPALRQKTAGFSHWQLIILGVIVCAVGLVFVLQDLLAGYILAVILAFSALQMFRLYRKSNTEDRKKLNAIIYFMLFGMVFWAFDQQGGSSISLFIERNIDTDIFGYHIPTAFFQSVNPVAVIVGGIAVAWLWKVLASRQISVRTLTKLNMGLFLLTAGFSLIALSSKLAMASGHTTFLWLFIGLFLIGIAELFIDPVALSAITRMNPQGATGTVAGIYMLMGGSVANYLAANIAELTSTGTQATNAADLIASAAQYHHVFQSIFIVTVVVFVLGLLVNFKTRNEPEYE; this is translated from the coding sequence ATGCAATTATCCTCTCAGCCTAAAGGGCTTTTTCACCTCATAGCAATACAGATGTGGGAATTCTTTAGTTATTACGGCATGCGGTCGTTATTAATTCTCTTTTTAACGCAAAAACTTTTAATGTCTGATGACCATGCCTATGCTCTTTATGGTGCTTATACGTCATTAGTTTATGTGACCCCTATTCTTGGTGGTTACTTAGCTGACCGCTATTTAGGTAATTATTGGTCAGTGATTATTGGTGGTTCACTAATGGTTGCTGGGCATGCTGTATTGAGTATTCCTAGTCACGACAACACGATACTTTATGCGGCATTAGCATTGATTATTTGTGGTTATGGTTTTTTTAAAACTAACTCAAGCTGTTTATTGGGTGAGTTATATAAAGACCATGAAGAAGCACGTGAATCTGGTTTTTCTATTTCCTATATTGGCGGTAATGTTGGTTCAGCATTAGCTCCGATATTCTGTGGTTACGCTGCGAGTCGTTGGGGCTGGAACGTAGGTTTTGCACTTGCAGGTATCGGTATGCTAATCGGTTTAATTATCTTTAGTACTGGTCGTAAACACTTTGCGCATGTTCAAAAAGTAAATTTACCAGCACTTCGTCAAAAGACTGCAGGTTTTAGTCACTGGCAACTGATCATTTTGGGTGTGATCGTCTGTGCCGTTGGCTTAGTGTTTGTATTACAAGATTTGCTCGCTGGTTATATTCTTGCTGTTATCTTAGCTTTCTCTGCATTACAGATGTTTCGTTTATACCGTAAGAGTAATACAGAAGATCGTAAGAAATTAAATGCAATAATTTACTTTATGCTATTTGGTATGGTGTTTTGGGCATTTGATCAACAAGGTGGTAGCTCTATTAGCTTGTTTATTGAACGTAATATTGATACCGATATCTTTGGCTATCATATTCCTACCGCATTTTTCCAATCAGTAAACCCTGTTGCAGTTATTGTTGGTGGTATTGCTGTCGCTTGGTTATGGAAAGTGTTGGCATCGCGTCAAATATCTGTACGTACGTTAACTAAGCTGAATATGGGTTTATTCCTGCTTACTGCTGGTTTTAGTTTAATTGCTTTATCGTCTAAATTAGCGATGGCTAGCGGTCATACAACATTCCTATGGTTGTTTATTGGTTTATTCTTAATTGGTATTGCCGAGCTATTTATTGATCCCGTAGCGCTATCTGCAATCACACGTATGAACCCTCAAGGTGCAACGGGTACCGTCGCGGGTATTTATATGCTAATGGGGGGCTCAGTTGCTAACTACTTAGCCGCTAATATTGCCGAATTAACATCAACAGGTACGCAAGCAACTAATGCTGCTGATTTGATTGCATCTGCTGCTCAGTATCACCATGTGTTCCAATCGATCTTTATTGTAACCGTTGTGGTCTTTGTGTTGGGTTTACTCGTAAATTTCAAAACGCGTAATGAACCTGAATACGAATAA
- a CDS encoding MATE family efflux transporter, with protein MSLTHSPPPTLTINQNFWRYAIPSIAAMLVTGLYQIVDGIFVGHYVGYQGLAAINMAWPITYLLSGLGLMIGIGSGTLISIARGENNAQHAQRALDHAVLLIAVISVIAFALFVHFGETLLTIQGANHTIKALAFQYVQSFGWAAFITIFAGAMPMLIRNDDSPKIATGLLIAGALTNIVLDYLFIGVFKWQLQGAAIATIIAQSITVVGGIIYFYSSYSPLRIHFIIKNIQFKHCWKIVSLGSSVLIMYLYASFVVALHNYQFMQYGTELTVGAFAIVGYMMTLYYLVAEGIAEGMQPPVSYYYGAKQPINIKKTTYLAIKITIIAGITWFSLLYSFPRTLIGLFNSSHSALTSEAIAGIQLHLFAMFLDGLIVLATVYFMAVNKAGKALAISVSNMLVQLPFLYFLPQWLGVKGVWLSMPLSTILLSLIVMPLLWSDIHQRCRPNIDSLVSSH; from the coding sequence ATGTCATTAACCCACTCTCCACCGCCAACACTCACTATTAACCAAAATTTTTGGCGTTATGCTATCCCCTCAATTGCTGCAATGTTAGTCACAGGGTTATATCAAATTGTTGATGGTATTTTTGTTGGCCATTATGTGGGTTATCAAGGATTAGCGGCGATCAATATGGCGTGGCCAATTACCTATTTATTGTCAGGTTTAGGATTGATGATCGGTATTGGTAGCGGAACACTGATTTCTATCGCCAGAGGAGAAAATAATGCACAGCATGCACAACGCGCACTGGATCATGCTGTATTATTAATTGCTGTCATCAGTGTTATTGCATTCGCGTTATTTGTACATTTTGGTGAAACATTATTAACCATTCAAGGTGCTAACCACACTATAAAAGCATTAGCATTCCAATATGTACAAAGTTTTGGATGGGCAGCCTTTATTACTATTTTTGCTGGTGCCATGCCAATGCTTATTCGTAATGATGATAGCCCTAAAATAGCAACTGGCTTATTAATTGCGGGAGCATTAACCAATATTGTATTAGATTATCTCTTTATTGGAGTTTTTAAGTGGCAATTACAAGGTGCAGCCATTGCAACCATTATTGCGCAAAGTATTACTGTTGTAGGAGGGATTATCTATTTTTATTCTTCATATTCGCCACTTCGCATCCATTTTATAATCAAAAACATTCAATTTAAGCATTGCTGGAAAATCGTTAGTCTTGGTTCATCCGTTCTAATCATGTACCTCTATGCAAGCTTTGTTGTGGCATTACATAATTATCAATTTATGCAATATGGTACTGAACTCACGGTAGGTGCATTTGCCATTGTCGGCTATATGATGACTTTGTATTATCTTGTTGCTGAAGGTATTGCTGAAGGCATGCAACCGCCAGTCAGTTATTACTACGGGGCAAAACAACCAATCAACATAAAAAAAACAACATATTTAGCAATTAAAATCACAATTATTGCAGGTATTACCTGGTTTTCATTGTTGTATAGTTTTCCACGTACATTAATTGGACTATTTAATAGTAGTCATTCCGCCTTAACTTCAGAAGCTATTGCAGGCATTCAACTTCACTTATTTGCAATGTTTTTAGATGGCTTAATTGTTCTTGCAACCGTGTATTTTATGGCTGTTAACAAAGCCGGCAAAGCGTTAGCTATTTCGGTCAGTAATATGTTAGTTCAACTACCTTTCCTATACTTTTTGCCACAATGGTTAGGTGTAAAAGGTGTTTGGCTATCAATGCCATTATCGACAATCTTATTAAGCTTAATAGTTATGCCCCTTCTATGGTCTGATATTCATCAACGCTGTAGACCAAATATTGATAGCTTAGTCAGTAGTCATTAA
- a CDS encoding ABC1 kinase family protein codes for MNDKKQYAKVPSSRLSRLAKLGSLATKVASGMVAEGAKQLATGHRPKVSDLILTPTNIKRVADQLADLRGAAMKVGQLLSMDSGDILPPQLTELLSRLQANAKPMPISQLNHSLEQQWGSDWQQQFSQFSFYPIAAASIGQVHKATTQDGRLLALKIQYPGINKSIDSDVNNVATLLNISGLVPKQVDVSELLSEAKKQLHAEADYLLEAQYVKKYQQLLATDSRYVLPNIAEDLTTEHILAMTFVGGVDVDQLVDQPQTVRNHVIELAFSLLFREIFEFRLVQTDPNFANYRYDIEAKKLVLLDFGATREYSEVIAEGYRQLMAGAIVDDQSQMLAALKQIGFFSQPIEPQAQQALLALCVQACEPLKYQGEYDFGQSTMVRRIRDAGSQLSMKQGYWHTPPVDAIFLHRKLGGLYLLAAKLKARVNVHKIFLSYVTE; via the coding sequence ATGAATGATAAAAAGCAATATGCGAAAGTTCCTAGTAGTCGTTTATCTCGCTTAGCTAAATTAGGATCATTAGCCACGAAGGTTGCATCCGGCATGGTCGCTGAAGGAGCAAAGCAATTAGCCACAGGGCACCGACCTAAAGTGAGCGATTTAATATTAACGCCAACAAATATTAAACGTGTTGCTGATCAACTGGCTGATTTACGCGGTGCGGCAATGAAGGTTGGACAATTACTCTCAATGGATAGTGGGGATATATTACCGCCTCAATTAACAGAGTTGCTGTCTCGCTTGCAAGCAAATGCAAAGCCAATGCCGATTAGTCAGCTTAACCATTCGCTGGAACAACAATGGGGGAGTGATTGGCAACAGCAATTTAGTCAGTTTTCCTTTTATCCCATTGCTGCTGCATCTATTGGGCAAGTGCATAAGGCCACAACACAAGACGGACGTCTACTCGCTCTAAAAATTCAATATCCTGGGATTAATAAAAGTATTGATAGTGATGTTAATAATGTCGCTACGTTATTAAATATTAGTGGTTTAGTTCCAAAACAAGTCGATGTGTCTGAATTATTGAGTGAAGCAAAAAAGCAACTGCATGCAGAGGCTGATTATTTACTTGAAGCGCAATATGTAAAAAAATATCAGCAATTATTAGCGACGGATAGCCGTTATGTACTACCAAATATTGCAGAGGATTTGACTACTGAACATATTCTTGCAATGACATTTGTTGGTGGGGTTGATGTTGATCAATTAGTCGATCAACCTCAAACTGTGCGTAATCATGTTATTGAGTTAGCTTTTAGCTTATTGTTTCGAGAAATCTTTGAATTTAGGCTTGTACAGACAGATCCTAATTTTGCTAATTACCGTTACGATATTGAGGCTAAAAAATTAGTGTTACTTGATTTTGGCGCCACTCGGGAATATTCCGAAGTGATTGCAGAAGGTTATCGGCAATTAATGGCGGGAGCAATTGTTGATGATCAATCTCAAATGCTGGCCGCATTAAAACAGATTGGATTTTTCTCTCAGCCAATTGAACCGCAAGCACAACAAGCGTTATTAGCACTGTGTGTACAAGCTTGTGAGCCATTGAAATATCAAGGTGAGTACGATTTTGGCCAATCAACTATGGTACGTCGAATTCGTGATGCAGGCAGTCAATTAAGCATGAAACAAGGTTACTGGCATACACCGCCTGTTGATGCTATTTTTTTGCACCGTAAATTAGGAGGGTTGTATTTGTTAGCGGCAAAATTAAAAGCACGTGTAAATGTCCATAAAATATTTTTATCTTATGTAACTGAATAA
- a CDS encoding LysR family transcriptional regulator, with protein MIDLHWLNTFVALSKHQHFGKTATSLHMTQPNVSLHIKQLEQTTRVKLIERNPFRLTQAGERLLKSAENTLMELQICQADLNAINELNQGTLTIAASDIISRLLLISPFQAFKKEYPGIDLSLFNTTSSQATELVKSAKADLGFVIAQKESQPLHFMELRQVKWCALGNGLERWQQLSHDPDAVIEPQSLAAEEPTLILLGHDTRTRELIDLALPSLQLAKYHVMEVGSVDAQIDWAEAGFGVAIVPSFSLHSKLHLQTTITPLPHFPTTSLGYIVRQNQVLSRAIKQLLRWVDDEIQRSQ; from the coding sequence ATGATAGATTTGCATTGGCTTAATACATTTGTTGCACTTTCTAAACATCAACATTTTGGTAAAACAGCAACCTCGCTTCATATGACTCAACCAAATGTTAGTCTTCATATAAAACAATTAGAGCAGACCACGCGCGTCAAATTAATTGAAAGGAATCCATTTCGCTTAACACAAGCGGGAGAACGACTACTAAAAAGTGCCGAAAACACATTAATGGAATTACAAATTTGCCAAGCAGATCTTAATGCGATTAATGAACTAAACCAAGGCACCCTGACTATTGCAGCCAGTGATATTATTTCTCGGTTATTACTTATTAGCCCTTTTCAAGCATTTAAAAAAGAATATCCCGGTATCGATTTATCGCTTTTTAATACTACCTCATCACAAGCAACAGAATTGGTAAAAAGTGCTAAAGCGGATTTAGGTTTTGTTATTGCCCAAAAAGAAAGTCAACCATTACACTTTATGGAATTACGCCAAGTTAAATGGTGTGCGCTCGGTAATGGATTAGAACGTTGGCAACAATTGTCGCATGATCCTGATGCAGTCATTGAACCTCAATCTCTTGCAGCAGAAGAGCCGACACTCATCTTATTAGGCCATGATACACGTACTCGAGAATTGATTGATTTAGCGTTACCAAGCCTTCAATTAGCAAAATATCATGTAATGGAAGTGGGCAGTGTTGATGCTCAAATTGATTGGGCTGAAGCAGGATTTGGGGTCGCTATTGTACCGAGTTTTTCATTACATTCTAAATTACATCTACAAACCACTATTACACCGTTACCACATTTTCCAACCACCAGCCTTGGCTATATAGTGCGTCAAAATCAAGTATTATCACGTGCGATTAAACAATTATTACGCTGGGTGGATGATGAGATTCAACGCTCACAATAA
- a CDS encoding thiol-disulfide oxidoreductase DCC family protein, which translates to MKLIIFYDSSCPLCIAEMRQLQTHNNHQQLSFEDILAADFNQRFPYINITDASTILHGLYFPDPQQSPQLLLGLDVTYLAWKSIGKKKWLALLRWPIIRFFADKCYLFFARNRYKISYLFTGKSRCKNCKID; encoded by the coding sequence ATGAAATTAATCATATTCTATGACAGCAGTTGTCCACTTTGTATTGCCGAAATGCGCCAACTACAAACACACAATAATCATCAACAACTTTCATTTGAAGATATTCTTGCCGCTGATTTTAATCAACGTTTTCCCTATATAAATATTACTGACGCATCAACAATATTACATGGGTTATATTTTCCTGATCCTCAACAATCACCACAATTATTACTTGGGCTAGATGTTACTTATCTTGCTTGGAAATCAATAGGAAAGAAAAAATGGTTAGCATTATTACGCTGGCCTATCATTCGTTTTTTTGCCGATAAATGTTATCTGTTTTTTGCCCGTAATCGCTACAAAATTTCTTATTTATTTACCGGAAAATCACGCTGCAAAAATTGTAAGATAGATTAG
- a CDS encoding copper resistance protein NlpE: MKKKYLLAAMVVLALAGCDQAKNSTDVSATEQADVHNARNSLDWMGEYNGIQPCGDCSGIETSLTLNKDGTFVLNETYQGKDTKPFVNKGNFKWNDRGDTITLNLTSNQSVKYFVGEHRIFRLDKNGQRITGDLADAYTLKQNDDD; this comes from the coding sequence GTGAAAAAAAAATATTTATTAGCCGCGATGGTTGTACTTGCGTTAGCAGGTTGTGATCAAGCAAAAAATAGCACAGATGTTTCTGCAACTGAACAGGCTGACGTGCATAATGCAAGAAATTCATTAGATTGGATGGGTGAATATAATGGTATTCAGCCTTGTGGTGATTGTTCTGGTATTGAGACGAGCTTAACGTTAAATAAAGACGGTACGTTTGTTTTAAATGAAACCTACCAAGGTAAAGACACGAAGCCATTCGTTAATAAAGGTAACTTTAAGTGGAATGATCGTGGTGACACCATTACATTGAATCTTACCAGTAACCAATCAGTGAAATATTTTGTTGGTGAGCATCGTATTTTCCGACTTGATAAAAATGGTCAGCGTATCACTGGCGATTTAGCGGATGCTTATACGCTTAAGCAAAATGATGACGATTAA
- a CDS encoding adenylosuccinate synthase translates to MSSIVVVGANWGDEGKGRIVDYLADQASASIRFQGGNNAGHTVVNDFGTFKLHQLPSGVFNPDCIAVLGPGMVISPEKLSLEIEEVATSGVEVKLCISDRATLCLPLHALEDTLEEQRLGDGAYGSTRQGIAPAYGDRVMKKGILVGWLKQPAVLLERIQFMMDWKLPQLKALYPSMEFTQTAEEMTEWLLEVSQPWRDSICNVTEPLKALQKEDKTLLFEAQLGAGRDLVYGEYPWTTSSNVTAAYAGIGSGLPALHPERVIAVAKSFSSSVGTGTLITAMEDQDQFREDAKEFGATTGRPRDMGYFDAVATRNGIELQAATEIALTKIDCLSGMKDLKICVAYDGDHTENPIWPQTASLTAVYEQMMGWDEDITGCRKFEELPEGAQQYVLRIEELMGVPVKMVSVGPEREQMILR, encoded by the coding sequence ATGTCGTCTATTGTTGTTGTTGGTGCTAACTGGGGTGATGAAGGTAAAGGTCGTATTGTTGATTATTTAGCAGACCAAGCTTCAGCAAGTATTCGTTTCCAAGGTGGTAATAACGCAGGTCATACTGTTGTTAACGATTTTGGTACTTTTAAACTACACCAATTACCAAGCGGCGTATTTAACCCCGATTGTATCGCTGTTTTAGGCCCTGGTATGGTGATCAGCCCAGAAAAACTAAGCCTAGAAATCGAAGAAGTAGCAACATCAGGTGTTGAAGTTAAACTTTGCATCTCTGATCGTGCAACACTATGTCTACCATTACACGCACTAGAAGATACACTAGAAGAACAACGTCTAGGTGACGGTGCTTACGGTTCAACACGTCAAGGTATCGCACCTGCATATGGCGACCGTGTAATGAAGAAAGGTATTCTTGTTGGTTGGTTAAAGCAGCCTGCAGTACTACTTGAGCGTATTCAATTCATGATGGATTGGAAATTGCCACAGCTTAAAGCGTTATATCCTTCAATGGAATTTACGCAAACGGCTGAAGAAATGACAGAGTGGCTACTTGAAGTGTCTCAACCTTGGCGTGACAGCATTTGTAACGTTACTGAGCCACTAAAAGCGCTACAAAAAGAAGACAAAACATTATTGTTTGAAGCACAACTAGGTGCTGGCCGTGACTTAGTTTACGGTGAATACCCATGGACTACATCATCTAACGTAACTGCAGCTTATGCTGGTATCGGTAGTGGTTTACCTGCTCTTCACCCTGAGCGTGTTATTGCTGTTGCTAAATCATTCAGCTCTTCAGTAGGTACAGGTACATTGATCACTGCAATGGAAGATCAAGACCAGTTCCGTGAAGATGCAAAAGAGTTCGGTGCAACAACGGGTCGTCCACGTGATATGGGCTACTTTGATGCAGTTGCAACACGTAATGGTATTGAATTACAAGCAGCAACAGAAATCGCATTAACTAAGATTGACTGCCTAAGCGGTATGAAAGATCTTAAAATCTGTGTTGCTTACGATGGCGATCACACTGAAAACCCAATTTGGCCACAAACTGCATCTCTAACAGCAGTATATGAGCAAATGATGGGCTGGGATGAAGACATTACGGGTTGCCGTAAGTTTGAAGAATTACCAGAAGGTGCACAACAGTATGTACTTCGTATTGAAGAACTAATGGGTGTGCCAGTTAAAATGGTATCTGTAGGTCCTGAGCGCGAGCAAATGATCCTACGTTAA
- a CDS encoding LysR family transcriptional regulator yields the protein MDWTLDQLNAFVISVEQGSFSGAARRIGKAQSRISTAISNLEADLGFDLFDRSARLPVLTPAGEQMYEEAKVVLAQCDRLQSRALTLTKGEEVSLTIAMDEATPTTVFEEFFERVSVTFPLLKLTIISGSKDDIASQVNDLTADLGILFFSKTLPNSLEFTPICEFNSSLIVAKNHPLAKISAPTMQQLSQYRQLLICDRMGYYHTDALSANYWHIDSYYSITAFVLRNMGWAFVPDHVFNYSIFKDGVVRLSIENIPTSPWIDMGLVKRRDQGNGPVLRWMYQELKTMFAQHN from the coding sequence ATGGATTGGACATTAGATCAGCTTAATGCGTTTGTTATTTCAGTAGAGCAAGGCTCTTTTTCAGGTGCAGCTCGACGAATAGGTAAGGCACAATCGCGTATCAGTACTGCAATCAGTAATCTTGAGGCGGATTTAGGGTTTGATTTGTTTGATCGTAGTGCGCGTTTACCGGTGTTAACCCCTGCGGGGGAGCAAATGTATGAAGAAGCAAAAGTGGTGTTAGCTCAGTGCGATCGTTTACAATCTCGTGCCTTGACGTTGACGAAAGGCGAAGAAGTATCATTGACGATTGCAATGGATGAAGCGACACCGACGACTGTATTTGAAGAGTTTTTTGAACGAGTTTCGGTTACTTTCCCATTATTAAAATTGACGATTATTAGTGGTTCAAAAGATGATATTGCAAGTCAAGTTAATGACTTAACTGCAGATTTGGGGATTTTGTTTTTTAGTAAGACATTACCAAATAGTTTGGAATTCACTCCTATTTGTGAATTTAATTCATCATTAATTGTTGCGAAAAACCACCCATTAGCAAAAATATCAGCACCAACAATGCAGCAACTAAGTCAATATCGCCAATTGTTAATTTGTGATCGAATGGGGTATTACCATACTGATGCACTTTCAGCTAACTATTGGCACATTGATAGTTATTATTCGATCACAGCATTTGTATTGAGAAATATGGGATGGGCATTTGTGCCTGATCATGTATTTAATTATTCAATTTTTAAAGATGGCGTTGTAAGGTTATCCATTGAAAATATTCCCACCTCACCTTGGATAGATATGGGATTGGTAAAGCGCCGTGATCAAGGCAATGGCCCAGTATTACGTTGGATGTATCAAGAACTTAAAACAATGTTTGCACAACACAACTAG
- the pepT gene encoding peptidase T — protein MNIVDRFINYTRINTTTNRENGAAGIMPSSLGQMELATLLAAELTQLGLQNIVLRESAILTATLPSNSSKTIPTVAFFGHLDTSAEQSNDTHAHIVNYTGGDIILNSALNIVLKQAEFPELNQYQNQDIIVTDGTSLLGADDKAAIAAIMHALTVLIDNPDIEHGDVKIAFVPDEEQGLRGAKAFDVEAFGADFGYTLDCCGIGEFVDENWNAGDVVVTFTGQSAHPMSAKGKLKNSLLMAHKFIAMLPAGEAPEYTDGREGYYWVKDLSGNSAKTVLKMDVRDFTQQGYQQRMQFLATLAENCQALWGKAAVSITLADRYQNVANSLQGDASFPIAIAKQAYARNDIEMKTTPMRGGYDGAVLSQKGLPCPNIFTGAHNFHSIYEYLPVPSLQAASNVVVDVIRITAEQYGR, from the coding sequence ATGAATATTGTTGATCGTTTTATAAATTACACGCGCATTAATACCACCACTAATCGTGAAAATGGTGCTGCTGGTATTATGCCTTCATCGTTAGGACAAATGGAATTAGCGACACTATTAGCTGCTGAACTCACTCAACTCGGTTTACAAAATATTGTCTTACGTGAAAGTGCTATTTTAACGGCAACCTTACCGAGCAATAGTTCAAAAACGATCCCTACAGTGGCTTTTTTTGGTCATTTAGACACCAGCGCAGAACAAAGTAATGATACCCATGCCCACATCGTTAATTACACTGGCGGTGATATTATTCTTAATTCCGCATTAAATATCGTTCTCAAACAAGCTGAATTTCCAGAGCTAAACCAATATCAAAATCAAGATATTATTGTCACTGACGGCACCAGTTTATTGGGCGCAGATGATAAAGCTGCTATTGCTGCCATTATGCACGCATTGACGGTACTTATTGATAATCCTGATATTGAGCATGGCGACGTTAAGATCGCATTTGTTCCAGACGAAGAGCAAGGCTTACGGGGAGCAAAAGCCTTTGATGTTGAGGCTTTTGGTGCAGACTTTGGGTATACCTTAGATTGTTGTGGTATTGGTGAATTTGTTGATGAAAACTGGAATGCGGGTGATGTTGTCGTCACATTTACAGGTCAATCAGCTCACCCGATGTCAGCAAAGGGTAAACTTAAAAACTCACTGTTAATGGCACACAAATTTATTGCGATGCTGCCAGCAGGAGAGGCCCCTGAATATACTGATGGTCGTGAAGGTTATTATTGGGTCAAAGATCTAAGCGGTAACAGTGCTAAAACCGTATTAAAAATGGATGTAAGAGATTTCACACAACAAGGTTATCAGCAACGAATGCAATTTTTGGCCACCTTAGCCGAAAATTGCCAAGCGTTATGGGGCAAGGCTGCGGTTTCTATCACTCTTGCAGATCGTTATCAAAATGTAGCAAATAGCTTACAAGGTGATGCCAGTTTTCCGATTGCAATCGCCAAACAAGCTTATGCTCGTAATGATATTGAAATGAAAACAACCCCGATGCGTGGTGGTTATGATGGTGCGGTGTTATCTCAAAAAGGTTTACCTTGCCCGAATATTTTTACCGGTGCGCATAACTTCCACTCTATCTATGAATATTTACCTGTGCCGTCATTACAAGCAGCAAGCAATGTTGTGGTTGATGTGATCCGTATAACTGCTGAGCAGTATGGAAGGTGA
- a CDS encoding DUF2256 domain-containing protein, which produces MKKSALPQKICVVCGRPFSWRKKWQRCWNDVKYCSERCRRQRH; this is translated from the coding sequence ATGAAGAAATCAGCGTTACCACAAAAAATTTGTGTCGTGTGCGGACGTCCTTTTTCATGGCGAAAAAAATGGCAACGATGCTGGAATGACGTTAAATATTGCTCTGAGCGTTGTCGCAGACAGCGACACTAA